A genomic stretch from Microtus pennsylvanicus isolate mMicPen1 chromosome 11, mMicPen1.hap1, whole genome shotgun sequence includes:
- the Clk4 gene encoding dual specificity protein kinase CLK4 isoform X5, giving the protein MCIPLEASHSVEEDTHPSHYLEARCLNERDYRDRRYIDEYRNDYCEGYVPRHYHRDIESSYRIHCSKSSVRSRRSSPKRKRNRHCASHQSHSKSHRRKRSRSIEDDEEGHLICQSGDVLRARYEIVDTLGEGAFGKVVECIDHGMDGLHVAVKIVKNVGRYREAARSEIQVLEHLNSTDPNSVFRCVQMLEWFDHHGHVCIVFELLGLSTYDFIKENSFLPFQIDHIRQMAYQICQSINFLHHNKLTHTDLKPENILFVKSDYVVKYNSKMKRDERTLKNTDIKVVDFGSATYDDEHHSTLVSTRHYRAPEVILALGWAQPCDVWSIGCILIEYYLGFTVFQTHDSKEHLAMMERILGPIPVHMIQKTRKRKYFHHNQLDWDEHSSAGRYVRRRCKPLKEFMLCHDEEHEKLFDLVRRMLEYDPTKRITLDEALQHPFFDLLKRK; this is encoded by the exons TCACTATTTAGAAGCAAGATGCTTGAATGAAAGAGATTATCGGGATCGAAGATACATTGATGAGTACAGAAATGATTACTGCGAAGGATATGTTCCCAGACATTATCATAGAGACATTGAAAGCTCTTACCGGATCCACTGCAGTAAATCCTCAGTACGAAGCAGGAGAAGCAGCCCTAAAAGGAAGCGTAATAGACACTGTGCAAGTCATCAGTCACATTCG AAGAGCCACCGAAGGAAAAGATCCAGGAGTATAGAGGATGATGAGGAGGGTCACCTGATCTGTCAAAGTGGAGACGTTCTAAGAGCAAGAT ATGAAATCGTGGACACTTTAGGTGAAGGGGCCTTTGGCAAAGTTGTAGAGTGCATTGACCATGGCAT ggaTGGCTTACATGTAGCAGTGAAAATTGTAAAAAATGTAGGCCGTTACCGGGAGGCAGCTCGCTCTGAAATCCAAGTGTTGGAGCACTTGAACAGCACTGACCCCAACAGTGTCTT CCGATGTGTCCAGATGCTAGAATGGTTTGATCATCATGGTCATGTTTGTATTGTGTTTGAACTGCTGGGACTTAGTACCTatgattttattaaagaaaatagctttctgccatttcaaatTGACCACATCAGGCAAATGGCTTATCAGATCTGCCAATCTATAAATT ttttaCATCATAATAAATTAACTCATACGGATCTAAaacctgaaaatattttatttgtgaagtCTGACTATGTAGTCAAATACAATTCTAAAATG AAACGAGATGAACGCAcactgaaaaacacagatatcAAAGTTGTTGACTTTGGAAGTGCAACATATGATGACGAACATCATAGTACCTTGGTGTCCACACGGCACTACAGAGCTCCAGAGGTCATTTTGG cTTTAGGTTGGGCTCAGCCTTGCGATGTTTGGAGCATAGGCTGCATTCTTATTGAGTATTACCTTGGGTTTACAGTCTTTCAG actcaTGATAGTAAGGAGCACCTGGCAATGATGGAGCGGATATTAGGACCCATCCCAGTACACATGATCCAAAAGACAAG GAAGCGCAAATATTTCCACCACAACCAGCTAGATTGGGATGAGCATAGTTCAGCTGGGAGATATGTTAGGAGACGCTGCAAGCCATTGAAG GAATTTATGCTGTGTCACGATGAAGAGCATGAAAAGCTGTTTGACCTGGTTCGAAGAATGTTGGAGTATGACCCAACGAAAAGGATTACCTTGGATGAAGCATTGCAGCACCctttctttgacttattaaaaaggaaatga
- the Clk4 gene encoding dual specificity protein kinase CLK4 isoform X6 has translation MDGLHVAVKIVKNVGRYREAARSEIQVLEHLNSTDPNSVFRCVQMLEWFDHHGHVCIVFELLGLSTYDFIKENSFLPFQIDHIRQMAYQICQSINFLHHNKLTHTDLKPENILFVKSDYVVKYNSKMKRDERTLKNTDIKVVDFGSATYDDEHHSTLVSTRHYRAPEVILALGWAQPCDVWSIGCILIEYYLGFTVFQTHDSKEHLAMMERILGPIPVHMIQKTRKRKYFHHNQLDWDEHSSAGRYVRRRCKPLKEFMLCHDEEHEKLFDLVRRMLEYDPTKRITLDEALQHPFFDLLKRK, from the exons AT ggaTGGCTTACATGTAGCAGTGAAAATTGTAAAAAATGTAGGCCGTTACCGGGAGGCAGCTCGCTCTGAAATCCAAGTGTTGGAGCACTTGAACAGCACTGACCCCAACAGTGTCTT CCGATGTGTCCAGATGCTAGAATGGTTTGATCATCATGGTCATGTTTGTATTGTGTTTGAACTGCTGGGACTTAGTACCTatgattttattaaagaaaatagctttctgccatttcaaatTGACCACATCAGGCAAATGGCTTATCAGATCTGCCAATCTATAAATT ttttaCATCATAATAAATTAACTCATACGGATCTAAaacctgaaaatattttatttgtgaagtCTGACTATGTAGTCAAATACAATTCTAAAATG AAACGAGATGAACGCAcactgaaaaacacagatatcAAAGTTGTTGACTTTGGAAGTGCAACATATGATGACGAACATCATAGTACCTTGGTGTCCACACGGCACTACAGAGCTCCAGAGGTCATTTTGG cTTTAGGTTGGGCTCAGCCTTGCGATGTTTGGAGCATAGGCTGCATTCTTATTGAGTATTACCTTGGGTTTACAGTCTTTCAG actcaTGATAGTAAGGAGCACCTGGCAATGATGGAGCGGATATTAGGACCCATCCCAGTACACATGATCCAAAAGACAAG GAAGCGCAAATATTTCCACCACAACCAGCTAGATTGGGATGAGCATAGTTCAGCTGGGAGATATGTTAGGAGACGCTGCAAGCCATTGAAG GAATTTATGCTGTGTCACGATGAAGAGCATGAAAAGCTGTTTGACCTGGTTCGAAGAATGTTGGAGTATGACCCAACGAAAAGGATTACCTTGGATGAAGCATTGCAGCACCctttctttgacttattaaaaaggaaatga